From the Perca flavescens isolate YP-PL-M2 chromosome 21, PFLA_1.0, whole genome shotgun sequence genome, one window contains:
- the ppm1bb gene encoding protein phosphatase 1bb isoform X1, with protein MGAFLDKPKTEKHSAHGEGNGLRYGLSSMQGWRVEMEDAHTAVVGLPHGLTDWSFFAVYDGHAGSRVANYCSGHLLEHILSEDFSSGSASVEGVKDGIRSGFLTIDEYMRSFSDLRQGLDRSGSTAVCVLLSPTHLYFINCGDSRAVLSRDTKVGFSTQDHKPCNPREKERIQNAGGSVMIQRVNGSLAVSRALGDYDYKCVHGKGPTEQLVSPEPEVCVLERAAEGDEFVVLACDGIWDVMSNEELCEFVRSRLLVCDDLEKVCNSVVDTCLHKGSRDNMSVVVVCLPGAPKISEEAVKKEEELDKYLETRVEELLGNCGEAGVPDLVSVLRSIATENIPNLPPGGGLASKRSVIEAVYNKLNPHREEEGACAGGEEESEEGGGSTAAHLLEALRQFRLHHRGQYHSVLEESLAAYHLRGESTADGPGEGRRTSDDDSDGQQQPASPPSPPSPPPSPATAKPEASKDAPAPESDPSSD; from the exons ATGGGTGCATTCCTGGACAAGCCGAAGACGGAGAAGCATAGTGCCCACGGTGAGGGCAATGGGCTGCGCTATGGCCTGAGCTCCATGCAGGGCTGGCGGGTGGAGATGGAGGACGCTCACACAGCTGTGGTGGGCCTCCCCCATGGACTCACCGACTGGTCCTTCTTTGCTGTCTACGATGGCCATGCAGGCTCCCGGGTGGCCAACTACTGCTCCGGCCACTTGCTGGAACACATCTTGTCAGAAGACTTCAGTTCAGGATCTGCCTCTGTGGAGGGTGTGAAGGACGGCATCCGCTCGGGCTTCCTAACAATTGACGAGTACATGCGCAGCTTCTCTGACCTGCGGCAGGGCCTGGACCGCAGTGGATCAACAGCCGTGTGCGTGTTGCTCAGCCCGACCCACCTCTACTTCATTAACTGCGGCGACTCGAGGGCCGTGCTGAGTCGAGACACCAAGGTGGGCTTCTCTACCCAGGACCACAAGCCCTGCAACCCCCGTGAAAAGGAGCGCATCCAGAACGCTGGCGGCTCAGTCATGATCCAGAGGGTAAACGGCTCCCTGGCTGTGTCCCGGGCCCTGGGGGACTACGACTACAAATGTGTGCATGGTAAGGGCCCCACGGAGCAGCTGGTGAGCCCTGAGcccgaggtgtgtgtgttggagcgGGCGGCTGAAGGAGACGAGTTTGTGGTGCTGGCATGTGATGGAATCTGGGATGTCATGTCCAACGAGGAGCTGTGTGAATTTGTCCGCTCACGACTCCTGGTGTGTGATGACCTGGAGAAGGTCTGTAACTCAGTGGTGGACACCTGTCTGCATAAG GGGAGCAGGGACAATATgagtgtggtggtggtgtgtttACCCGGCGCTCCCAAGATCTCAGAGGAGGCTGTGAAGAAAGAAGAGGAATTGGATAAGTACCTGGAGACCCGTGTTGAGG agcTACTGGGGAACTGTGGGGAGGCGGGAGTCCCTGACCTGGTGTCTGTCCTGAGGAGCATTGCCACAGAGAACATCCCCAACCTTCCACCTGGCGGAGGCCTGGCCAGCAA ACGGAGTGTGATCGAGGCGGTGTACAACAAGCTGAACCCTCACAGAGAAGAGGAAGGG GCCTGTGcggggggagaggaggagagtgaggAGGGAGGTGGCAGCACGGCGGCTCATCTGCTGGAGGCTCTGCGGCAGTTCCGCCTGCACCACCGGGGGCAGTACCACTCGGTGCTGGAGGAGTCCCTGGCCGCCTACCACCTGCGGGGGGAGAGCACTGCGGATGGACCAGGGGAAGGCAGGAGGACCTCCGATGACGACAGTGATGGCCAGCAGCAGCCcgcctcccctccctctcccccctcgcCCCCGCCCTCACCCGCCACTGCAAAGCCGGAGGCCAGCAAAGATGCGCCCGCCCCCGAGTCCGATCCCTCCTCTGACTGA
- the ppm1bb gene encoding protein phosphatase 1bb isoform X2 has protein sequence MGAFLDKPKTEKHSAHGEGNGLRYGLSSMQGWRVEMEDAHTAVVGLPHGLTDWSFFAVYDGHAGSRVANYCSGHLLEHILSEDFSSGSASVEGVKDGIRSGFLTIDEYMRSFSDLRQGLDRSGSTAVCVLLSPTHLYFINCGDSRAVLSRDTKVGFSTQDHKPCNPREKERIQNAGGSVMIQRVNGSLAVSRALGDYDYKCVHGKGPTEQLVSPEPEVCVLERAAEGDEFVVLACDGIWDVMSNEELCEFVRSRLLVCDDLEKVCNSVVDTCLHKGSRDNMSVVVVCLPGAPKISEEAVKKEEELDKYLETRVEELLGNCGEAGVPDLVSVLRSIATENIPNLPPGGGLASKRSVIEAVYNKLNPHREEEGSAGELEDPW, from the exons ATGGGTGCATTCCTGGACAAGCCGAAGACGGAGAAGCATAGTGCCCACGGTGAGGGCAATGGGCTGCGCTATGGCCTGAGCTCCATGCAGGGCTGGCGGGTGGAGATGGAGGACGCTCACACAGCTGTGGTGGGCCTCCCCCATGGACTCACCGACTGGTCCTTCTTTGCTGTCTACGATGGCCATGCAGGCTCCCGGGTGGCCAACTACTGCTCCGGCCACTTGCTGGAACACATCTTGTCAGAAGACTTCAGTTCAGGATCTGCCTCTGTGGAGGGTGTGAAGGACGGCATCCGCTCGGGCTTCCTAACAATTGACGAGTACATGCGCAGCTTCTCTGACCTGCGGCAGGGCCTGGACCGCAGTGGATCAACAGCCGTGTGCGTGTTGCTCAGCCCGACCCACCTCTACTTCATTAACTGCGGCGACTCGAGGGCCGTGCTGAGTCGAGACACCAAGGTGGGCTTCTCTACCCAGGACCACAAGCCCTGCAACCCCCGTGAAAAGGAGCGCATCCAGAACGCTGGCGGCTCAGTCATGATCCAGAGGGTAAACGGCTCCCTGGCTGTGTCCCGGGCCCTGGGGGACTACGACTACAAATGTGTGCATGGTAAGGGCCCCACGGAGCAGCTGGTGAGCCCTGAGcccgaggtgtgtgtgttggagcgGGCGGCTGAAGGAGACGAGTTTGTGGTGCTGGCATGTGATGGAATCTGGGATGTCATGTCCAACGAGGAGCTGTGTGAATTTGTCCGCTCACGACTCCTGGTGTGTGATGACCTGGAGAAGGTCTGTAACTCAGTGGTGGACACCTGTCTGCATAAG GGGAGCAGGGACAATATgagtgtggtggtggtgtgtttACCCGGCGCTCCCAAGATCTCAGAGGAGGCTGTGAAGAAAGAAGAGGAATTGGATAAGTACCTGGAGACCCGTGTTGAGG agcTACTGGGGAACTGTGGGGAGGCGGGAGTCCCTGACCTGGTGTCTGTCCTGAGGAGCATTGCCACAGAGAACATCCCCAACCTTCCACCTGGCGGAGGCCTGGCCAGCAA ACGGAGTGTGATCGAGGCGGTGTACAACAAGCTGAACCCTCACAGAGAAGAGGAAGGG AGTGCCGGTGAGCTGGAAGACCCCTGGTAG